One window from the genome of Phycisphaerales bacterium encodes:
- a CDS encoding heavy metal translocating P-type ATPase, which yields MSTNSAAPPRISASVACTHCSLAVPAGLIEPDAEHQFCCTACATAYSLIHSCGLDAYYRLRAATETDKAPAKATGKRFSEFDDPTFTSLYTKPLAHLQGGYRTARLMLQNLHCAACVWLIEKLPSIVPGVIESRLDFRRGTVDLTWDPSLTHLSRIAQALDSLGYTPHPSKDGEAQSLRTIEDRRFMKKLAVAGACAGNVMLLAFALYAGAFDTMQSSYEQTFRWLSLVLGLVSLLGPGRLFFKNAWAAVRTRTPHLDLPITLALLSGGVFGTINVIRGHGEIYFDALTVLVFLLLVGRFFQARQQRWAVDSIELLFSLTPTSARRLKDSAATEVPIESLIRGDLVEVRAGDSIPADGVVVSGASKVDQSLLSGESRPVTVAEGDHVAAGAVNITSTLTLRVEATGEDTRVGRLMKTIADAASRKPPLVRFADRISGIFTWSMLGLSAFTFLLWLLRADLATALDHASALLIVTCPCALGLATPLVFTIAIGRAARHGVLIKGGDALQHLVNKDRRGTLFLDKTGTITHGRMSVVSYSGPEDLKPLIAAAERHSSHPIARALVAAFGDLPAPDPHEQFERLVVRQVTGGGLEVTAFELNREPLHLRIGSPAFVGGNAHGLDGLDPTLTPVLVSVNGEHAATIGLGDAIRADSPDSIRTLQSQGWDVQILSGDDPALVRSVGRALGLPDHACRGGLSPEDKLAIVRASTQETTTVMVGDGVNDAAALSAATVGIAVAGGAEASLAAADMYLQRPSLALLVDLTTAARRTIRTIHCCLCTSVFYNAIAGGLAVYGLINPIIAAFIMPVSSLTVLAVVYRRATFPVRATNSPTAPPPHPLDTTTPTATAARTADLIPV from the coding sequence ATGTCAACGAACTCCGCCGCGCCGCCCCGTATCTCCGCGTCGGTCGCCTGCACCCACTGCTCGCTCGCGGTGCCCGCCGGCCTCATCGAGCCCGACGCCGAGCACCAGTTCTGCTGCACCGCCTGCGCCACCGCCTACTCCCTCATCCACTCCTGCGGCCTCGACGCCTACTACCGCCTCCGCGCCGCGACCGAAACCGACAAGGCCCCCGCCAAGGCCACCGGCAAGCGCTTCAGCGAGTTCGACGACCCCACCTTCACCAGCCTCTACACCAAACCGCTCGCCCACCTTCAAGGTGGGTACCGCACCGCCCGCCTCATGCTCCAGAACCTGCACTGCGCCGCCTGCGTCTGGCTCATCGAGAAGCTGCCATCAATCGTCCCCGGCGTCATCGAGTCGCGTCTCGACTTCCGCCGCGGCACCGTCGATCTCACCTGGGACCCCTCGCTCACGCACCTCTCGCGCATCGCCCAGGCCCTCGACTCTCTCGGCTACACGCCCCACCCCAGCAAGGACGGCGAGGCCCAGTCGCTCCGCACCATCGAGGACCGCCGCTTCATGAAGAAGCTCGCCGTCGCCGGCGCCTGCGCCGGCAACGTCATGCTCCTCGCCTTCGCCCTCTACGCCGGCGCCTTCGACACCATGCAGTCCAGCTACGAGCAGACCTTCCGCTGGCTCAGCCTCGTGCTCGGCCTGGTCTCGCTGCTCGGCCCCGGCCGGCTCTTCTTCAAGAACGCCTGGGCCGCCGTGCGCACCCGCACGCCCCACCTCGACCTCCCCATCACCCTCGCCCTTCTCTCCGGCGGCGTCTTCGGCACGATCAACGTCATCCGCGGCCACGGCGAGATCTACTTCGACGCCCTCACCGTCCTCGTGTTCCTGCTCCTCGTCGGCCGCTTCTTCCAGGCCCGCCAGCAGCGCTGGGCTGTGGACTCCATCGAACTCCTCTTCTCCCTCACGCCCACCAGCGCCCGCCGCCTCAAAGACAGCGCCGCCACCGAAGTCCCCATCGAGTCCCTCATCCGCGGCGACCTCGTCGAGGTCCGCGCCGGCGACTCCATCCCCGCCGACGGCGTCGTCGTCAGCGGCGCCTCCAAGGTGGACCAGTCGCTGCTCTCGGGCGAATCCCGCCCCGTCACCGTCGCCGAGGGCGACCACGTCGCCGCCGGCGCGGTGAACATCACCTCCACGCTCACCCTCCGCGTCGAGGCCACCGGCGAGGACACCCGCGTCGGTCGCCTCATGAAGACCATCGCCGACGCCGCCAGCCGCAAGCCCCCGCTCGTCCGCTTCGCCGACCGCATCTCCGGCATCTTCACGTGGTCGATGCTCGGCCTCTCGGCGTTCACGTTCCTTCTCTGGCTCCTCCGCGCCGACCTCGCGACCGCCCTCGACCACGCCTCCGCGCTGCTCATCGTCACCTGCCCCTGCGCCCTGGGCCTCGCCACGCCGCTGGTCTTTACCATCGCCATCGGCCGCGCCGCCCGCCACGGCGTGCTCATCAAGGGCGGCGACGCCCTCCAGCACCTCGTCAACAAGGACCGCCGCGGCACACTGTTCCTCGACAAGACCGGCACCATCACCCACGGCCGCATGTCCGTGGTCTCCTACTCCGGCCCCGAGGACCTCAAGCCGCTCATCGCCGCCGCGGAGCGCCACAGCAGCCACCCCATCGCCAGGGCCCTCGTCGCCGCGTTCGGCGATCTCCCCGCGCCCGACCCCCACGAACAGTTCGAACGCCTTGTCGTGCGTCAGGTCACCGGCGGCGGCCTCGAGGTCACCGCCTTCGAGCTCAACCGCGAGCCGCTGCACCTCCGCATCGGCTCACCCGCGTTTGTTGGCGGCAACGCTCACGGCCTCGACGGCCTCGACCCCACCCTCACCCCCGTCCTCGTCTCCGTGAACGGCGAGCACGCCGCCACCATCGGCCTGGGCGACGCGATCCGCGCCGACTCCCCCGACTCGATCCGCACCCTGCAATCCCAGGGCTGGGACGTGCAGATCCTCTCGGGCGACGACCCCGCCTTGGTCCGCTCCGTCGGCCGCGCGCTCGGCCTCCCCGACCACGCCTGCCGCGGCGGCCTCTCCCCCGAGGACAAGCTCGCCATCGTCCGCGCTTCCACACAGGAAACCACCACCGTCATGGTCGGCGACGGCGTCAACGACGCGGCCGCGCTCTCCGCCGCCACCGTGGGCATCGCCGTCGCCGGCGGTGCTGAGGCCTCGCTCGCCGCCGCGGACATGTACCTCCAGCGCCCCAGCCTCGCCCTGCTCGTGGACCTCACCACCGCCGCCCGCCGCACCATCCGCACCATCCACTGCTGCTTGTGCACCTCGGTCTTCTACAACGCCATCGCCGGCGGCCTCGCCGTGTACGGCCTCATCAACCCCATCATCGCCGCGTTCATCATGCCCGTCAGCTCGCTCACCGTCCTCGCCGTCGTCTACCGCCGCGCCACCTTCCCCGTGCGCGCGACGAACTCCCCCACCGCTCCCCCACCGCACCCGCTCGACACAACCACGCCAACCGCCACCGCTGCGCGCACCGCCGACCTCATCCCCGTCTGA
- the ccoS gene encoding cbb3-type cytochrome oxidase assembly protein CcoS encodes MSVLFIVLPTALIIAALGVWACMASASRGQFDDLDTPPLRVLSEEAD; translated from the coding sequence ATGTCCGTCCTCTTCATCGTGCTCCCCACCGCCCTCATCATCGCCGCCCTGGGCGTCTGGGCCTGCATGGCCTCCGCCTCCCGCGGCCAGTTCGACGACCTCGACACCCCACCCCTCCGCGTCCTCTCCGAAGAAGCCGACTGA
- a CDS encoding HNH endonuclease produces MATRYHAIIAYPEMSYREGMTLQKGMNFLAHKPYSIILMSVRKGAPYQDQWHEATGVLEYEGHDVPKSSLRGSPDPKRTDQPLALPSGKLTENGRFFQAADEYKAGTKPARIVQVYEKIADGIWCDRGKHELIDAEIKDVPIGRGRTRKVCRFHLKPSTAMVLDPEEDRELSLSRQIPTAVKVEVYKRDKGACVKCGKKENLHYDHDFPFSKGGTSLTPANVQLLCMNCNLKKSAKIMAIGPWLLAPLAVAMSVASKHA; encoded by the coding sequence TTGGCCACCCGCTACCACGCCATCATCGCCTACCCCGAGATGTCCTACCGCGAGGGCATGACCCTTCAGAAGGGCATGAACTTCCTCGCCCACAAGCCCTACTCCATCATCCTGATGAGCGTCCGCAAGGGCGCCCCCTACCAGGACCAGTGGCACGAGGCCACCGGCGTGCTCGAGTACGAGGGCCACGACGTCCCCAAGTCCTCCCTCCGCGGCAGCCCCGACCCCAAGCGCACCGACCAGCCCCTTGCCCTCCCCAGCGGCAAGCTCACCGAGAACGGCCGCTTCTTCCAGGCCGCCGACGAGTACAAGGCCGGCACCAAGCCCGCCCGCATCGTGCAGGTCTACGAGAAGATCGCCGACGGCATCTGGTGCGACCGCGGAAAGCACGAGCTCATCGACGCCGAGATCAAGGACGTCCCCATCGGCCGCGGCCGCACCCGCAAGGTCTGCCGGTTCCACCTCAAACCCTCAACCGCCATGGTCCTCGACCCCGAGGAGGACCGCGAGCTCTCCCTCTCCCGCCAGATCCCCACCGCCGTCAAGGTCGAGGTCTACAAGCGCGACAAGGGCGCCTGCGTCAAGTGCGGCAAGAAAGAGAACCTCCACTACGACCACGACTTCCCGTTCAGCAAGGGCGGCACCAGCCTCACCCCCGCCAACGTCCAGCTCCTCTGCATGAACTGCAACCTCAAGAAGTCGGCCAAGATCATGGCGATCGGACCGTGGTTGCTGGCGCCACTTGCGGTGGCAATGTCGGTCGCCTCCAAGCATGCTTAA
- a CDS encoding response regulator, protein MISVLVVDDNDEKRKDVVALVRGIAGSESCEVTEAADVSAAFKALEQSQYDLMVLDLSLPIRKGGKVDSNGGAGLLRSLNSGAGKRPDHIIGLTAYSELQIQFVKEFGDLLWHVIHYDPASVGWREMIESKVIHIVEAKAGRAASGFGLDLAIVTALERPELTAVLELEGSWVVEQVNGDDSIYHRGVFERDGKRLSVVASAAVEMGMPATAAHAMKVCEVYRPRYLAMVGIAAGVKGAPGDLLIADQTWDYGSGKIHQREDGEVTLAPAPVSLPVDPSLKNRFSYFGLDGPTLGRIASRWRGNIAFPRAKTAIGPVASGAAVVAHRPVVDDVIARNRKLVGIEMETFALFLAARMARRPRPLPLSIKGVCDFGDSAKADEYQELAAFMAAQYLYEFSLQMLIGNAK, encoded by the coding sequence ATGATCTCTGTTCTCGTGGTCGACGATAATGATGAAAAACGTAAGGACGTCGTCGCGTTGGTGCGAGGGATCGCCGGCAGTGAGTCGTGTGAGGTGACAGAGGCGGCGGATGTGTCAGCGGCCTTTAAGGCCCTTGAGCAATCTCAATATGATCTTATGGTGCTTGATCTCAGCTTGCCAATTCGGAAGGGTGGCAAGGTTGATTCCAATGGCGGGGCCGGGCTTCTGCGGTCGCTCAATAGCGGCGCGGGGAAGCGTCCAGACCACATCATAGGTCTGACCGCCTACTCCGAGCTGCAAATCCAGTTCGTGAAGGAGTTTGGCGATTTGTTGTGGCACGTTATCCACTACGACCCAGCGTCGGTAGGGTGGCGAGAGATGATTGAGTCTAAGGTGATTCACATCGTCGAAGCCAAGGCTGGGAGGGCGGCTAGCGGATTCGGCCTGGACCTTGCCATTGTGACCGCGCTGGAGCGTCCTGAGTTGACCGCGGTACTCGAACTCGAAGGCTCCTGGGTGGTCGAACAGGTGAATGGAGACGACTCGATCTACCACCGCGGGGTCTTCGAACGTGATGGCAAGCGACTTAGCGTCGTTGCTAGCGCGGCCGTCGAAATGGGAATGCCGGCAACTGCCGCACACGCGATGAAGGTGTGCGAGGTTTACAGACCCCGATACTTGGCCATGGTTGGTATCGCTGCCGGGGTTAAGGGAGCTCCAGGCGACCTGCTCATCGCAGACCAAACGTGGGATTATGGCAGTGGCAAGATTCACCAGCGTGAGGATGGCGAGGTGACTCTTGCGCCAGCTCCCGTGTCACTGCCGGTTGATCCATCGCTCAAGAACCGGTTCAGTTATTTTGGGCTCGACGGTCCGACCCTCGGGCGTATCGCCTCACGATGGCGAGGGAATATCGCGTTCCCGCGCGCGAAGACTGCGATCGGGCCTGTTGCCTCGGGTGCTGCGGTGGTGGCGCACCGACCCGTGGTGGACGATGTGATCGCTCGCAACAGAAAGCTCGTGGGCATAGAGATGGAGACGTTCGCTTTGTTCTTGGCGGCGAGAATGGCGCGGAGGCCACGGCCCCTCCCCTTGTCGATCAAGGGAGTGTGCGATTTCGGCGATTCCGCCAAGGCCGATGAGTACCAGGAGCTTGCAGCATTCATGGCGGCCCAGTACTTGTATGAGTTCTCGCTGCAGATGCTCATTGGTAACGCAAAGTGA
- a CDS encoding nuclease-related domain-containing protein: protein MIPLPFDPSRPADANAARGHAAEQQLAHDLGRAFADAPDIHIYHGLRFPAPRTSSDNDHTQIDHLIVHRHGMVIVESKATGSDYGVLHVDRHDQWTRCPGGNTRRGINMPSPIEQAKRQAESLRLLLQNAEPPLLDKMLGMLQQGFKHFPIVTLVALANNARVEGPGAKAHEGTVMKAEKVVERVRQEVESHSRRAGVLGALRSALANEDLNDDRGIYNLSDAALARIKYHLLKVHTPPHRISPDEADELNSADKEAARPRGVRPGIVEPAAAFLPGGRETVTAPRQATPQREHRPEALTCRHCRSINVQPVYRRDYCLLCDECGKYTPLSRVCTQCGNPHATIHKRGGEFYRACPPYSEAAKGGCGAEVVFWTS from the coding sequence ATGATCCCCCTGCCCTTTGACCCCTCCCGCCCCGCCGACGCGAACGCCGCCCGCGGCCACGCCGCCGAACAGCAGCTTGCCCACGACCTGGGCCGGGCCTTCGCCGACGCGCCCGACATCCACATCTACCACGGCCTCCGCTTCCCCGCCCCGCGCACATCCAGCGACAACGACCACACGCAGATCGACCACCTCATCGTGCACCGGCACGGCATGGTGATCGTCGAAAGCAAGGCCACGGGCTCCGACTACGGTGTGCTCCACGTCGACAGGCACGACCAGTGGACCCGCTGCCCCGGCGGCAACACCCGCCGCGGCATCAACATGCCTTCCCCCATCGAGCAGGCCAAGCGCCAGGCCGAGTCGCTCCGCCTGCTGCTCCAGAACGCCGAGCCGCCGCTGCTGGACAAGATGCTCGGCATGCTCCAGCAGGGTTTTAAGCACTTCCCCATCGTGACGCTGGTCGCCCTCGCCAACAACGCCCGTGTCGAGGGACCCGGGGCGAAGGCGCACGAGGGCACGGTCATGAAGGCCGAGAAGGTCGTGGAGCGGGTTCGCCAGGAAGTCGAGTCGCACAGCCGCCGCGCGGGCGTGCTGGGCGCCCTTCGCAGCGCCCTCGCCAACGAGGACCTCAACGACGACCGCGGCATCTACAACCTCAGCGACGCCGCCCTCGCCCGCATCAAGTACCACCTGCTGAAGGTGCACACGCCGCCGCACAGAATCTCGCCCGACGAAGCCGACGAGCTCAACAGTGCGGACAAGGAGGCAGCCAGACCCCGTGGAGTCCGCCCGGGGATCGTGGAGCCCGCCGCGGCATTCCTGCCCGGCGGGCGCGAGACAGTCACCGCCCCGCGGCAGGCCACCCCGCAACGCGAGCACCGACCCGAGGCCCTCACCTGCCGCCACTGCCGCAGTATCAACGTGCAGCCCGTCTACCGCCGGGACTATTGCCTCCTCTGCGACGAGTGCGGCAAGTACACCCCCCTGTCCCGCGTGTGCACCCAGTGCGGCAACCCCCACGCCACCATCCACAAACGCGGGGGGGAGTTCTACCGGGCGTGCCCGCCCTATAGTGAGGCCGCGAAGGGTGGGTGCGGGGCGGAGGTGGTATTCTGGACGTCCTAA
- a CDS encoding FG-GAP-like repeat-containing protein yields MMCSVRRKVSVGVGVGVGAAVLAGAAVGPAAWGQPCAAVFSYAGASAAPPNPAAVAAGDFNGDGLPDLVVSHGAGSSVLHGGGAQGPGTFQPAVLAADQSFTAYAVGDFDGNGRMDFAGVTGATLIVALAQPGGGFVRNGYSAGGTATGIAAADFTLDGRLDLAISTTSGVSLLEGTNVGGAGSFTAAPMLAAGASNAVAAGDFSGDGRPDLAVGRTGEVRVYYAGPGLAFTMGPATGAFGGAHRITVMDLNGDGRLDLIAARQNSAPWVAVSTQTSAGGLTTTFESSGTYAGVVAMIPGDFNGNGVMDVLLHANGATYVWPGTGTGLGTPALVNNSVAYGGLAVADFNLDGKPDWAGSVGNQNQVRGFVNTTPRGLTLVQQPPARTFISEGQPVSIAVQATGDGLTFQWRRDGVDLAPGGDHGFTGVNAATLQSSSARLSDSGAIFECVIAGPCGGQTTRAAVLVVNPPLPTCGSQDFNGDGDFGTDADIEAFFRVLGGGSC; encoded by the coding sequence ATGATGTGCAGCGTGCGGCGGAAGGTGAGCGTGGGGGTGGGGGTGGGGGTGGGGGCGGCGGTGCTCGCGGGTGCGGCGGTGGGCCCGGCGGCGTGGGGGCAGCCGTGCGCGGCGGTGTTCTCGTACGCGGGGGCTTCAGCGGCGCCGCCGAACCCGGCCGCGGTGGCCGCGGGGGACTTCAATGGCGACGGGCTGCCGGACCTCGTGGTGTCGCACGGCGCCGGGTCGTCGGTGCTGCACGGGGGCGGTGCTCAGGGGCCGGGCACGTTCCAGCCCGCGGTGCTCGCGGCGGACCAGTCCTTCACGGCGTACGCGGTGGGCGACTTTGACGGCAACGGCCGCATGGACTTCGCGGGCGTGACCGGCGCCACGCTGATCGTGGCCCTCGCGCAGCCGGGCGGGGGCTTTGTCCGCAACGGGTACAGCGCGGGCGGCACGGCGACCGGGATCGCCGCCGCGGACTTCACGCTCGACGGCCGGCTCGACCTGGCGATCTCCACCACCAGCGGCGTGTCACTCTTGGAGGGCACGAACGTCGGCGGCGCGGGCTCGTTCACCGCGGCGCCGATGCTGGCCGCGGGCGCGAGCAACGCGGTGGCCGCGGGGGACTTTAGCGGCGACGGGCGGCCCGACCTGGCGGTGGGCCGCACCGGCGAGGTGCGGGTGTACTACGCGGGGCCAGGGCTGGCCTTCACGATGGGGCCGGCGACGGGGGCCTTCGGCGGGGCGCACCGCATCACGGTGATGGACTTGAACGGCGACGGGCGGCTGGACCTGATCGCGGCCAGGCAGAACAGCGCCCCGTGGGTCGCGGTGTCGACGCAGACCAGCGCGGGCGGGCTGACGACCACCTTCGAATCCTCCGGCACCTACGCGGGCGTGGTCGCCATGATCCCCGGCGACTTCAACGGCAACGGCGTCATGGACGTGCTGCTGCACGCCAACGGCGCGACCTACGTGTGGCCGGGGACGGGGACGGGGCTGGGCACGCCGGCGCTCGTGAACAACTCGGTCGCCTACGGCGGGCTCGCGGTCGCGGACTTCAACCTGGACGGCAAGCCCGACTGGGCGGGGAGCGTGGGCAACCAGAACCAGGTGCGCGGGTTCGTCAACACGACGCCGCGGGGGCTGACGCTCGTGCAGCAGCCGCCCGCGCGCACGTTTATCAGCGAGGGGCAGCCGGTGTCCATCGCGGTGCAGGCGACGGGGGACGGGCTGACGTTCCAGTGGCGGCGCGACGGCGTGGACCTCGCGCCCGGCGGCGACCACGGCTTCACGGGCGTGAACGCCGCGACGCTGCAGAGTTCGAGCGCGCGGCTGTCCGACTCGGGGGCGATCTTCGAGTGCGTGATCGCGGGACCCTGCGGCGGGCAGACCACGCGGGCCGCGGTGCTGGTCGTCAACCCACCACTGCCGACCTGCGGCAGCCAGGACTTCAACGGCGACGGGGACTTCGGCACCGACGCCGACATCGAGGCGTTCTTCCGCGTGCTTGGCGGGGGCAGCTGCTGA
- a CDS encoding glycoside hydrolase family 43 protein — protein MRTEITIAAVFFATILTAMGCACKLDGTRPNGAAGWRKGEPVAAALTDEEAAAIYEQVTRSTNVRAWSGNPILPGWYADPEAVRFGDRYWIYPTYSAPYARQTHLDAFSSPDLIHWTWHPRIISTKQVTWAKRAMWAPAAIEKHGRYYLFFSANDIQNSNELGGIGVAVSDTPDGPFEDLIGKPLVGEFHNGAQPIDQFVFKDDDGTHYLVYGGWRHCNIARLADDFRSLIPFADGTTFKEITPEGYVEGPMMFRRNGKLYFMWSEGGWTGPDYSVAYAIADGGGSPLGPFNRVGKVLIQDPSIATGAGHHSVLRLPGPAAGGEGSDQWAIVYHRRPAGTKERDHREVCIEPMTFDTHGHIKPITITTTGIHPHPAAPVSTTAQPRQ, from the coding sequence ATGCGGACCGAGATCACTATCGCCGCGGTCTTCTTCGCGACCATCCTCACGGCTATGGGCTGCGCCTGCAAACTCGACGGCACGCGTCCGAACGGTGCAGCCGGGTGGCGCAAAGGGGAACCCGTCGCCGCCGCTCTGACTGACGAAGAGGCGGCAGCCATCTATGAGCAGGTCACCCGCTCCACAAACGTCCGAGCGTGGTCCGGCAACCCCATCCTCCCCGGCTGGTACGCCGACCCCGAGGCCGTGCGCTTCGGCGATCGCTACTGGATCTACCCGACCTACTCCGCGCCCTACGCCCGCCAGACGCACCTCGACGCGTTCAGCTCGCCCGACCTCATCCACTGGACCTGGCACCCGCGCATCATCTCGACCAAGCAGGTCACCTGGGCGAAGCGCGCCATGTGGGCCCCCGCCGCCATCGAGAAGCACGGCCGCTACTACCTCTTCTTCAGCGCCAACGACATCCAGAACAGCAACGAGCTCGGCGGCATCGGCGTCGCCGTCAGCGACACGCCCGACGGCCCCTTCGAAGACCTCATCGGCAAGCCGCTCGTCGGCGAGTTCCACAACGGCGCCCAGCCCATCGACCAGTTCGTGTTCAAGGACGACGACGGCACGCACTACCTCGTCTACGGCGGCTGGCGCCACTGCAACATCGCCAGACTCGCCGACGACTTCCGCTCGCTTATCCCCTTCGCCGACGGCACGACGTTCAAGGAGATCACCCCAGAGGGCTACGTCGAGGGCCCCATGATGTTCCGCCGCAACGGCAAGCTCTACTTCATGTGGTCCGAGGGCGGCTGGACAGGCCCCGACTACAGCGTCGCCTACGCCATCGCCGACGGTGGGGGTTCCCCGCTCGGCCCCTTCAACCGCGTCGGCAAGGTGCTGATCCAGGACCCATCCATCGCCACCGGCGCCGGCCACCACTCCGTCCTCCGCCTCCCCGGCCCCGCCGCAGGCGGAGAGGGCAGCGACCAATGGGCCATCGTCTACCACCGCCGCCCCGCCGGCACCAAAGAACGCGACCACCGCGAGGTCTGCATCGAGCCCATGACCTTCGACACCCATGGCCACATCAAACCCATCACCATCACCACCACCGGCATCCACCCCCACCCCGCCGCGCCCGTTTCGACCACCGCGCAGCCCCGCCAGTGA